A window from Citrus sinensis cultivar Valencia sweet orange chromosome 3, DVS_A1.0, whole genome shotgun sequence encodes these proteins:
- the LOC102630541 gene encoding uncharacterized protein LOC102630541 isoform X2, translating to MYGQGSYNSQFGRGPPPPLQPPYRHQPPGPPPLPPHFQQGSLAPPPIFQRGLPIYQHSPPVPHPAVRQISPDAGANSSQTYVPPNPAAHGSTPLPHMCSTDQQKMQLSSHLGTQNVHHMPASMPPHPPRELPPPSATVYRASVQLQSQQPGGEQDLPYMLNQPPPPPTSSSFTSDPFGSVVQSTGRNSRMPSLVSLPPPPPPPPPLPFNPPPIPSSRPPSTSPSSSSAHHEVASNLTSSSKPFCSKEGSPSPPKPTEEKVVQKIEDLCQLIAKNGPDYEDMVRQNESGNPEFEFLFAGDPGSDAEIAHEYFLWTKKKCMLACKLNEKRSESPLRTSGTDSSLQSNHLEVASRTYSPPDSDMEMEDDITLPGNDPGVNHSTEGTSGYDLIYSELDVKELSHKQQMTESKRAASTAPVILEQDRVVSKHDLVALERPAAKVCSPVISSADECPLNRNLEKSATTSVDDKFSSGALAAAQGVYSEKKSSQLIEGGSPFRLLHDYASDDISDNDKEPHGASALKDTSSVAVAASSPHRNIGLNISPKSVNFHEVSGREPEEIVMASITSGTTDENVLHKHKNQAYVGHAESPQDFQKKNALEDAGVEIRLNGNLQKEYAEKGAKSPSNSLKVDEFGRLVREGASESDSDDSRYTGKQGKRGRSRSRSPLGRRRKGRVWRRRERRSRSRSWSPRKRRSRSRSPRNRRSSRSRSPRNRRSRSRSPVSKRVSSFCGDRMRRDRSQIPGCFDFRRGRCYRGASCRYLHHDSEKGDGSKRRRSKQQFMEVPSIPKDSNFEGEVKHNLQKESDQQHHVVKSSKKQLGQEMPGSFDQDSRLVDPHTVKSDTFKSHGDASPDILPRENSVTMPAQAKLHDPLLQNAECLPQQTDNSSISDSSPEQTPMNSVNKLPVAEALPNSIEFRHNSAQLPPPPPCSQGVTAHNMIQPPGDYNLVPESASFASQAASGERFRSNMIPSQQSNFFLPPIPSWTPLPPPPPIVSSQIRPYAAELPAPSQVGDFQQRSFHPMQEPNRSISCSEDFSSKPLPPYNLQSQQFTVQGLLREDQSSHLPTLGLRTSSSFPQGDNQLVPTTFSQELSASKLQPSPADNLHPGELLKSTSHIHLHLNQQQPPYSVHHSVSVSSSSKFPPDLQEVNQSSHPLNLEGSRNSTYYPHASTFEQSLSSKLSSDACRQEVTTYCGKYASPFDMSHARVEVRDTGSVGSRQATSSPNSPKAVGQNFPRSGGDQYDPLLDSFEPSSNLSYKTNNVNKWEPSSDSDIMLGHSGSNKPLDVEENKKKKATGGVVGVAATITAFNEEYGESADAEVGAVENESPNNPNGAGNLNSGEIEIDPIKSPSKSKNKESRSMKLFKVALADFVKEVLKPSWREGNMSKEAFKTIVKKTVDKVSGAMKSHQIPKSQAKIDQYIVSSQRKLTKLVMCREDGLMVIIICSLVKVVY from the exons ATGTATGGCCAAGGGAGTTATAATTCTCAGTTTGGGAGGGGTCCTCCCCCACCCCTGCAACCACCATACCGGCACCAGCCGCCTGGTCCGCCTCCTCTTCCCCCTCATTTTCAACAAGGTTCTCTGGCTCCACCTCCTATATTTCAACGAGGCCTTCCTATATATCAACACAGTCCTCCTGTCCCACATCCTGCAGTTCGTCAAATTTCACCCGATGCTGGGGCGAACAGTAGCCAAACTTATGTACCCCCAAACCCTGCAGCACATGGAAGCACCCCATTGCCACATATGTGTTCAACTGATCAACAGAAGATGCAGCTGTCTTCACATTTAGGGACCCAAAATGTGCACCATATGCCAGCATCAATGCCTCCTCATCCCCCTAGAGAATTACCTCCTCCTTCAGCTACTGTTTATAGAGCTTCAGTGCAATTACAGTCACAGCAGCCTGGCGGTGAGCAAGATCTTCCATATATGCTGAATCaacctcctcctcctcctacTTCTAGTTCTTTCACTTCTGATCCATTTGGAAGTGTTGTACAGTCAACAGGTAGAAACTCTCGTATGCCTTCTTTGGTGTCCctgccgccgccgccgccgccgccgccgcctcTACCTTTTAATCCTCCACCGATTCCATCCTCTCGACCTCCATCTACCTCTCCCTCGTCCTCTTCTGCACACCATGAAGTTGCTTCCAACTTGACCAGTTCCAGTAAACCATTTTGCTCTAAA GAAGGTTCCCCATCTCCGCCTAAGCCAACAGAAGAAAAAGTTGTTCAGAAGATTGAAGATTTATGTCAGCTTATTGCTAAGAATGGTCCTGATTATGAAGATATGGTTCGTCAAAATGAATCTGGAAATCCagaatttgagtttttgtttGCTGGTGATCCAGGAAGTGATGCTGAAATTGCGCATGAGTATTTCTTGTGGACAAAGAAGAAATGTATGTTGGcttgtaaattaaatgaaaaaagaagtgAATCACCTTTAAGGACATCAGGGACTGACTCTTCACTGCAATCCAATCATTTGGAGGTTGCATCAAGAACTTATTCACCTCCTGACTCAGACATGGAGATGGAAG ATGATATCACCCTACCTGGCAATGACCCTGGGGTGAATCACTCAACTGAAGGTACCAGTGGGTATGATTTGATTTACAGTGAGCTTGATGTCAAAGAGCTGTCACATAAACAGCAAATGACAGAATCTAAAAGGGCCGCATCCACTGCTCCAGTTATTCTTGAACAGG ACAGAGTTGTTTCCAAACATGACCTAGTAGCATTAGAGAGGCCAGCTGCCAAAGTTTGTAGCCCAGTGATTAGTTCAGCCGATGAGTGCCCCTTGAACAGAAATTTAGAGAAATCTGCTACTACCTCAGTTGATGACAAATTTTCTTCTGGGGCTTTAGCAGCTGCTCAAGGTGTGTATTCTGAGAAGAAATCTTCTCAGCTTATAGAAGGTGGCAGCCCTTTTAGACTTCTGCACGACTATGCTTCTGATGACATCTCAGATAATGACAAGGAGCCTCACGGTGCTAGTGCTTTAAAAGACACATCATCGGTTGCAGTTGCAGCTTCAAGTCCGCATAGGAATATAGGATTGAACATTTCGCCCAAATCTGTGAATTTCCATGAAGTTTCAGGTAGAGAGCCTGAGGAAATTGTTATGGCATCCATTACTAGTGGAACAACTGATGAAAATGTTCTCCataaacacaaaaatcaaGCATATGTTGGTCATGCCGAGTCTCCTCAGGATTTCCAGAAAAAGAATGCCTTGGAGGATGCTGGTGTTGAAATTCGTTTAAATGGTAACCTTCAGAAGGAATATGCTGAAAAAGGTGCAAAGTCTCCTTCAAATTCTCTTAAAGTAGACGAATTTGGGCGATTGGTCAGGGAAGGTGCAAGTGAGAGTGATTCTGATGATTCACGCTATACTGGGAAGCAAGGAAAAAGAGGCAGAAGCCGGAGCAGATCACCTCTAGGCAGACGGAGGAAGGGGAGGGTATGGAGGAGAAGGGAGAGACGAAGCCGATCTCGCAG CTGGTCTCCCAGAAAACGGAGAAGCAGGAGCAGGTCTCCCAGAAATCGAAGAAGCAGCAGGAGCAGATCTCCAAGAAATCGAAGAAGCAGAAGCAGGTCTCCTGTTTCTAAGCGTGTGAGTTCGTTCTGTGGTGATCGTATGAGACGGGACAGGAGTCAGATTcctggatgttttgactttcgTCGAGGCAGGTGCTACCGTGGAGCATCTTGTCGCTATCTGCACCATGATTCCGAGAAGGGCGATGGATCAAAGCGTCGTAGGAGCAAACAGCAGTTTATGGAAGTTCCATCTATTCCCAAGGATTCTAATTTTGAAGGAGAGGTCAAGCATAACTTGCAGAAAGAATCAGATCAACAGCATCATGTAGTCAAGAGTTCAAAAAAGCAACTAGGTCAAGAAATGCCTGGTAGTTTTGACCAAGATAGTCGATTAGTTGATCCTCATACAGTTAAATCTGATACATTCAAGTCACATGGTGATGCTTCTCCAGATATACTTCCTAGGGAAAATTCTGTGACTATGCCAGCTCAAGCCAAGCTGCATGATCCATTGCTTCAGAATGCTGAGTGTCTTCCTCAGCAGACTGATAACTCTTCCATATCTGATTCTTCTCCAGAACAAACACCCATGAATTCAGTAAATAAGCTTCCTGTAGCTGAAGCTTTACcaaattcaattgaatttagaCATAATTCTGCCCAGCTGCCCCCTCCCCCACCGTGTTCACAAGGTGTAACTGCTCACAACATGATCCAGCCTCCAGGGGATTACAACTTGGTCCCAGAGAGTGCATCCTTCGCATCTCAAGCAGCTTCTGGGGAAAGGTTTCGTTCTAATATGATTCCCAGCCAACAGTCTAATTTCTTCTTACCACCAATTCCCTCTTGGACACCATTACCACCTCCACCACCCATTGTTTCTTCACAGATAAGACCATATGCAGCTGAATTGCCAGCTCCTTCGCAGGTTGGTGATTTTCAGCAGCGATCATTTCATCCAATGCAAGAGCCAAATCGTTCTATCTCATGTTCAGAGGATTTTAGTTCGAAGCCTTTGCCTCCGTACAACCTACAGAGTCAACAATTTACCGTCCAGGGTCTTTTGAGAGAAGATCAGTCGAGCCATCTTCCAACACTGGGTCTTCGAACGTCAAGTTCCTTTCCTCAAGGTGACAATCAACTTGTACCTACAACTTTTTCGCAGGAATTATCTGCTAGTAAATTGCAACCTTCTCCTGCTGACAATTTGCATCCAGGTGAGCTTTTGAAATCAACTTCTCATATTCATCTTCACTTGAATCAACAACAGCCTCCCTACAGTGTGCACCACTCCGTGTCCGTTAGTTCCTCTTCCAAATTTCCACCAGATCTTCAGGAAGTGAATCAGTCTTCTCATCCTCTTAATTTGGAAggatcaagaaattcaacttacTACCCTCATGCATCTACTTTTGAGCAGTCACTGAGCTCCAAATTGAGTTCTGATGCTTGTCGGCAAGAGGTCACAACCTACTGTGGCAAGTATGCTAGTCCTTTTGATATGAGCCATGCTCGAGTTGAAGTGAGAGATACTGGCAGTGTTGGGTCAAGGCAGGCAACTTCCTCACCAAATTCTCCGAAGGCTGTTGGGCAGAATTTTCCTAGGTCAGGAGGTGACCAGTATGATCCACTTCTTGACAGCTTTGAGCCATCATCAAACCTTTCCTATAAAACCAATAATGTTAACAAGTGGGAACCCAGCAGCGACTCTGATATCATGTTGGGGCACAGTGGTTCAAACAAGCCATTGGATGTGGAagagaacaagaagaagaaagcaacTGGGGGAGTAGTAGGAGTAGCTGCTACTATTACTGCATTTAATGAGGAATATGGCGAGTCTGCAGATGCAGAAGTGGGTGCTGTTGAGAATGAGAGCCCAAACAATCCTAATGGTGCAGGCAACTTGAATTCAGGTGAGATCGAGATAGATCCGATAAAGTCACCATCAAAGAGCAAGAACAAAGAGTCCAGATCAATGAAGCTTTTCAAGGTTGCCCTTGCTGATTTTGTAAAGGAGGTTTTGAAACCGTCTTGGCGGGAGGGTAATATGAGTAAGGAAGCATTTAAGACCATTGTCAAGAAGACAGTTGATAAGGTGTCTGGAGCTATGAAGAGTCATCAGATACCCAAGTCTCAGGCAAAGATAGATCAGTACATTGTCTCATCTCAGCGGAAACTGACTAAACTTGTTATg tgCCGTGAGGATGGACTGATGGTGATAATTATCTGCTCATTGGTGAAAGTTGTTTATTAG
- the LOC102630541 gene encoding zinc finger CCCH domain-containing protein 55 isoform X4: protein MYGQGSYNSQFGRGPPPPLQPPYRHQPPGPPPLPPHFQQGSLAPPPIFQRGLPIYQHSPPVPHPAVRQISPDAGANSSQTYVPPNPAAHGSTPLPHMCSTDQQKMQLSSHLGTQNVHHMPASMPPHPPRELPPPSATVYRASVQLQSQQPGGEQDLPYMLNQPPPPPTSSSFTSDPFGSVVQSTGRNSRMPSLVSLPPPPPPPPPLPFNPPPIPSSRPPSTSPSSSSAHHEVASNLTSSSKPFCSKEGSPSPPKPTEEKVVQKIEDLCQLIAKNGPDYEDMVRQNESGNPEFEFLFAGDPGSDAEIAHEYFLWTKKKCMLACKLNEKRSESPLRTSGTDSSLQSNHLEVASRTYSPPDSDMEMEDDITLPGNDPGVNHSTEGTSGYDLIYSELDVKELSHKQQMTESKRAASTAPVILEQVDRVVSKHDLVALERPAAKVCSPVISSADECPLNRNLEKSATTSVDDKFSSGALAAAQGVYSEKKSSQLIEGGSPFRLLHDYASDDISDNDKEPHGASALKDTSSVAVAASSPHRNIGLNISPKSVNFHEVSGREPEEIVMASITSGTTDENVLHKHKNQAYVGHAESPQDFQKKNALEDAGVEIRLNGNLQKEYAEKGAKSPSNSLKVDEFGRLVREGASESDSDDSRYTGKQGKRGRSRSRSPLGRRRKGRVWRRRERRSRSRSWSPRKRRSRSRSPRNRRSSRSRSPRNRRSRSRSPVSKRVSSFCGDRMRRDRSQIPGCFDFRRGRCYRGASCRYLHHDSEKGDGSKRRRSKQQFMEVPSIPKDSNFEGEVKHNLQKESDQQHHVVKSSKKQLGQEMPGSFDQDSRLVDPHTVKSDTFKSHGDASPDILPRENSVTMPAQAKLHDPLLQNAECLPQQTDNSSISDSSPEQTPMNSVNKLPVAEALPNSIEFRHNSAQLPPPPPCSQGVTAHNMIQPPGDYNLVPESASFASQAASGERFRSNMIPSQQSNFFLPPIPSWTPLPPPPPIVSSQIRPYAAELPAPSQVGDFQQRSFHPMQEPNRSISCSEDFSSKPLPPYNLQSQQFTVQGLLREDQSSHLPTLGLRTSSSFPQGELLKSTSHIHLHLNQQQPPYSVHHSVSVSSSSKFPPDLQEVNQSSHPLNLEGSRNSTYYPHASTFEQSLSSKLSSDACRQEVTTYCGKYASPFDMSHARVEVRDTGSVGSRQATSSPNSPKAVGQNFPRSGGDQYDPLLDSFEPSSNLSYKTNNVNKWEPSSDSDIMLGHSGSNKPLDVEENKKKKATGGVVGVAATITAFNEEYGESADAEVGAVENESPNNPNGAGNLNSGEIEIDPIKSPSKSKNKESRSMKLFKVALADFVKEVLKPSWREGNMSKEAFKTIVKKTVDKVSGAMKSHQIPKSQAKIDQYIVSSQRKLTKLVMCREDGLMVIIICSLVKVVY from the exons ATGTATGGCCAAGGGAGTTATAATTCTCAGTTTGGGAGGGGTCCTCCCCCACCCCTGCAACCACCATACCGGCACCAGCCGCCTGGTCCGCCTCCTCTTCCCCCTCATTTTCAACAAGGTTCTCTGGCTCCACCTCCTATATTTCAACGAGGCCTTCCTATATATCAACACAGTCCTCCTGTCCCACATCCTGCAGTTCGTCAAATTTCACCCGATGCTGGGGCGAACAGTAGCCAAACTTATGTACCCCCAAACCCTGCAGCACATGGAAGCACCCCATTGCCACATATGTGTTCAACTGATCAACAGAAGATGCAGCTGTCTTCACATTTAGGGACCCAAAATGTGCACCATATGCCAGCATCAATGCCTCCTCATCCCCCTAGAGAATTACCTCCTCCTTCAGCTACTGTTTATAGAGCTTCAGTGCAATTACAGTCACAGCAGCCTGGCGGTGAGCAAGATCTTCCATATATGCTGAATCaacctcctcctcctcctacTTCTAGTTCTTTCACTTCTGATCCATTTGGAAGTGTTGTACAGTCAACAGGTAGAAACTCTCGTATGCCTTCTTTGGTGTCCctgccgccgccgccgccgccgccgccgcctcTACCTTTTAATCCTCCACCGATTCCATCCTCTCGACCTCCATCTACCTCTCCCTCGTCCTCTTCTGCACACCATGAAGTTGCTTCCAACTTGACCAGTTCCAGTAAACCATTTTGCTCTAAA GAAGGTTCCCCATCTCCGCCTAAGCCAACAGAAGAAAAAGTTGTTCAGAAGATTGAAGATTTATGTCAGCTTATTGCTAAGAATGGTCCTGATTATGAAGATATGGTTCGTCAAAATGAATCTGGAAATCCagaatttgagtttttgtttGCTGGTGATCCAGGAAGTGATGCTGAAATTGCGCATGAGTATTTCTTGTGGACAAAGAAGAAATGTATGTTGGcttgtaaattaaatgaaaaaagaagtgAATCACCTTTAAGGACATCAGGGACTGACTCTTCACTGCAATCCAATCATTTGGAGGTTGCATCAAGAACTTATTCACCTCCTGACTCAGACATGGAGATGGAAG ATGATATCACCCTACCTGGCAATGACCCTGGGGTGAATCACTCAACTGAAGGTACCAGTGGGTATGATTTGATTTACAGTGAGCTTGATGTCAAAGAGCTGTCACATAAACAGCAAATGACAGAATCTAAAAGGGCCGCATCCACTGCTCCAGTTATTCTTGAACAGG TAGACAGAGTTGTTTCCAAACATGACCTAGTAGCATTAGAGAGGCCAGCTGCCAAAGTTTGTAGCCCAGTGATTAGTTCAGCCGATGAGTGCCCCTTGAACAGAAATTTAGAGAAATCTGCTACTACCTCAGTTGATGACAAATTTTCTTCTGGGGCTTTAGCAGCTGCTCAAGGTGTGTATTCTGAGAAGAAATCTTCTCAGCTTATAGAAGGTGGCAGCCCTTTTAGACTTCTGCACGACTATGCTTCTGATGACATCTCAGATAATGACAAGGAGCCTCACGGTGCTAGTGCTTTAAAAGACACATCATCGGTTGCAGTTGCAGCTTCAAGTCCGCATAGGAATATAGGATTGAACATTTCGCCCAAATCTGTGAATTTCCATGAAGTTTCAGGTAGAGAGCCTGAGGAAATTGTTATGGCATCCATTACTAGTGGAACAACTGATGAAAATGTTCTCCataaacacaaaaatcaaGCATATGTTGGTCATGCCGAGTCTCCTCAGGATTTCCAGAAAAAGAATGCCTTGGAGGATGCTGGTGTTGAAATTCGTTTAAATGGTAACCTTCAGAAGGAATATGCTGAAAAAGGTGCAAAGTCTCCTTCAAATTCTCTTAAAGTAGACGAATTTGGGCGATTGGTCAGGGAAGGTGCAAGTGAGAGTGATTCTGATGATTCACGCTATACTGGGAAGCAAGGAAAAAGAGGCAGAAGCCGGAGCAGATCACCTCTAGGCAGACGGAGGAAGGGGAGGGTATGGAGGAGAAGGGAGAGACGAAGCCGATCTCGCAG CTGGTCTCCCAGAAAACGGAGAAGCAGGAGCAGGTCTCCCAGAAATCGAAGAAGCAGCAGGAGCAGATCTCCAAGAAATCGAAGAAGCAGAAGCAGGTCTCCTGTTTCTAAGCGTGTGAGTTCGTTCTGTGGTGATCGTATGAGACGGGACAGGAGTCAGATTcctggatgttttgactttcgTCGAGGCAGGTGCTACCGTGGAGCATCTTGTCGCTATCTGCACCATGATTCCGAGAAGGGCGATGGATCAAAGCGTCGTAGGAGCAAACAGCAGTTTATGGAAGTTCCATCTATTCCCAAGGATTCTAATTTTGAAGGAGAGGTCAAGCATAACTTGCAGAAAGAATCAGATCAACAGCATCATGTAGTCAAGAGTTCAAAAAAGCAACTAGGTCAAGAAATGCCTGGTAGTTTTGACCAAGATAGTCGATTAGTTGATCCTCATACAGTTAAATCTGATACATTCAAGTCACATGGTGATGCTTCTCCAGATATACTTCCTAGGGAAAATTCTGTGACTATGCCAGCTCAAGCCAAGCTGCATGATCCATTGCTTCAGAATGCTGAGTGTCTTCCTCAGCAGACTGATAACTCTTCCATATCTGATTCTTCTCCAGAACAAACACCCATGAATTCAGTAAATAAGCTTCCTGTAGCTGAAGCTTTACcaaattcaattgaatttagaCATAATTCTGCCCAGCTGCCCCCTCCCCCACCGTGTTCACAAGGTGTAACTGCTCACAACATGATCCAGCCTCCAGGGGATTACAACTTGGTCCCAGAGAGTGCATCCTTCGCATCTCAAGCAGCTTCTGGGGAAAGGTTTCGTTCTAATATGATTCCCAGCCAACAGTCTAATTTCTTCTTACCACCAATTCCCTCTTGGACACCATTACCACCTCCACCACCCATTGTTTCTTCACAGATAAGACCATATGCAGCTGAATTGCCAGCTCCTTCGCAGGTTGGTGATTTTCAGCAGCGATCATTTCATCCAATGCAAGAGCCAAATCGTTCTATCTCATGTTCAGAGGATTTTAGTTCGAAGCCTTTGCCTCCGTACAACCTACAGAGTCAACAATTTACCGTCCAGGGTCTTTTGAGAGAAGATCAGTCGAGCCATCTTCCAACACTGGGTCTTCGAACGTCAAGTTCCTTTCCTCAAG GTGAGCTTTTGAAATCAACTTCTCATATTCATCTTCACTTGAATCAACAACAGCCTCCCTACAGTGTGCACCACTCCGTGTCCGTTAGTTCCTCTTCCAAATTTCCACCAGATCTTCAGGAAGTGAATCAGTCTTCTCATCCTCTTAATTTGGAAggatcaagaaattcaacttacTACCCTCATGCATCTACTTTTGAGCAGTCACTGAGCTCCAAATTGAGTTCTGATGCTTGTCGGCAAGAGGTCACAACCTACTGTGGCAAGTATGCTAGTCCTTTTGATATGAGCCATGCTCGAGTTGAAGTGAGAGATACTGGCAGTGTTGGGTCAAGGCAGGCAACTTCCTCACCAAATTCTCCGAAGGCTGTTGGGCAGAATTTTCCTAGGTCAGGAGGTGACCAGTATGATCCACTTCTTGACAGCTTTGAGCCATCATCAAACCTTTCCTATAAAACCAATAATGTTAACAAGTGGGAACCCAGCAGCGACTCTGATATCATGTTGGGGCACAGTGGTTCAAACAAGCCATTGGATGTGGAagagaacaagaagaagaaagcaacTGGGGGAGTAGTAGGAGTAGCTGCTACTATTACTGCATTTAATGAGGAATATGGCGAGTCTGCAGATGCAGAAGTGGGTGCTGTTGAGAATGAGAGCCCAAACAATCCTAATGGTGCAGGCAACTTGAATTCAGGTGAGATCGAGATAGATCCGATAAAGTCACCATCAAAGAGCAAGAACAAAGAGTCCAGATCAATGAAGCTTTTCAAGGTTGCCCTTGCTGATTTTGTAAAGGAGGTTTTGAAACCGTCTTGGCGGGAGGGTAATATGAGTAAGGAAGCATTTAAGACCATTGTCAAGAAGACAGTTGATAAGGTGTCTGGAGCTATGAAGAGTCATCAGATACCCAAGTCTCAGGCAAAGATAGATCAGTACATTGTCTCATCTCAGCGGAAACTGACTAAACTTGTTATg tgCCGTGAGGATGGACTGATGGTGATAATTATCTGCTCATTGGTGAAAGTTGTTTATTAG